Within the Oncorhynchus masou masou isolate Uvic2021 chromosome 1, UVic_Omas_1.1, whole genome shotgun sequence genome, the region GCAATAGGACCGAGTTGTTGTagtaaaaaaaagaataataataataaaatacgcCCATAACTCTTACGCCTACGATGGTAAAGTCAATCAATATGGGTGGATTCTCGTTTTTATACAAACAATGTTGACACCATCAGACGAACTTTTGCTAAAATGTTTGCATaaattcttgttttttttatttttaaagctgACGAGATTACTTGTTATTATTCAGTTCGAATGCGGGAAATCCGAAAGATAAACAATGTTTAATTCGAAACTTTTGTACGTAGTTTAAACTTTAAACCAACTCTCCCTGTTGGCTTCAGATATTTACAAAAATCCCAGGCCGTCGATTATCCCAAGACCTTGAAATCTCCGGCGCCTCGAAATACATTGTTTTCTCTCCACCCATACTTACCGCTATACTAAATAGAAAAAGGCTGAGATTAGAAAATGACATGGTGTGAACTTACCTAAATCGTCCATACTTCCAGAATTGGCTTCACCAGTTTAAAAAATGTCGACGTCCGTGATTTCCTCTCAAAATCTCAATTAGTTTACTCACTGTGCTGAAGTTGGTTGGGAAGTACAATACATGACCACACAGCGACGAGCACGCGCATCTATATACGCCGACATGAAGAGACCCCGGGTTGTTTAAATAACTTTGATAAAGGGCGGCCTCTAGCGAGTGAACTAAATTTATACAAAgtaccatactactgtatatcaGACAGGCTCGTACTTAAACCTCAGTGGACAGGCTGCCTAAAATACACATTGTTATATGAAAACAGTGTAACCGCGATTGATGAAGAAACATTTTTACACAATTTACAGCAGCTACATCTACCCATTTGTTTTATTAGTTACAAGCCAGCGTAGGTCAATACCACCTCAATAACGAAAATTATTTTTATACCTAAAAAAATGTTTCAGCTTGGGCATTTTACCAATTTGTGAAAAATGTAATTGATAAGATAATTATGTTCTCCAGGTACATCACCCAATTTAATTATGTTACTCTCAGTCTGCAAAccagaatttgtaagatcctGGTCGAATCAAGCAGACGGAGGCCCAGCTAAATAGTAAAAAATGTTTATTCACGGGAACGTTCAAGAATACAAAACAAAATTCATTTTATACTGACTTCTCaagcccacacatacacacaaagacGCACACGCATGTCCTGCTacgcacacactgtctgtctcactacccagccgacagagatagtgACCTTGTCCTTGTCCTACCcgttctctcccaaatctctagtcaggtcggcaccaagctcagacagtctgtgtttaaaataccataaagacatattgttttaccctaattctgactaggaCAACACATTTCTTGATTATGATTTTATACATGctaatcaattccatacaattatatgtttcaGGGCGGAATATTCTAATTATTCAATTAACAGACAATTCTCACCTATCAGTAATCCTAATGTGTAAGTACTTGTAAGAATTCTCTTGAGGAATTGTTCATACTAAAATCAGAAGAGGCCATGCAAATGTAGAATAGCTTTATTATACAGATACCGCACAAAATACTTGTATTTCACTCATCAGCTGTCAGAGGTTTCATAATTAACTGACCATATAGCCAAATGTGAATTGAATTTAGATTCCAGCAACTGCAAGGAGGACCTTTTTAATCATTACCACTTCCCCATTGTTCAGTGGCTGAAAAGGGGAAATGCTGGCTACTTTTCTGTTAGAGGCAACTGACTGGCAATTCCAAGCTAAAACTTAAAAACAACTCCACATCTGGTTTTGAGGCATCTTCGGTTACTCATTTCAAGGTGTAACTTCACAGACAGTGGAGGTGATCCTGAGACGTTCTGCCTATACGCCTCTCAGAAGTCCACAGCCTTGAGTTCATCTCCTGTGCCTGGGTCAGAGGCTGCTGTGAGAGGATCTTCCTGTGGAGGCGGTGGTGCTTGCCGATTCCTAGTCTAGGCAGGTCACGGTTCAGGCCCTCCAGCAGAACACAGGACTTACACAGCGCCTGGCTGTAGATGTAGCCACAGGACTGTTTAAGGACCGTTTAAACTAGGCTACACATCTGAAATAAGATAGATAAAATAAGCCTGCTCAACGAATACATTTGTCTcatatattacctgcacatatctTTATCCACCTTCAGCATCATGGCTCCCCTGTCCAGAGCCTGTCTTCGGGAACACTCCACAGAAAGAGCAATTGTTCTTCAGTCCGATCTGCTTCACCATGGCATCCATGGTCCAGCCATACAGCTCCTCATAGGACACAATCTTCAGAGGTAGTTCATACTACTGCTGGTTCTCTTCAGTCTCCATGGAGTCATCACGGTTACCTGTCATGCCCTCGTCCACTGAGAGCAGCATTAGTTTCAGGCCATAGTTATAGCGCTCATTTAGGACCTTCATGAGGTGTGCCTCTTCCACCAAcccatttgttttttttatggacagaaaagagcagaagctctgagCTGTCCGATCAGGTCCATTGTTTACTGAGGTGGCCAGCCCAGTGAAATCCTTCCCGCCAGAGGCACCAATGCCCACAGCCTCTCCATCTTTGAAGAGCTACACTGATATTATTGTCTGATGCACCTCCTCCTCAAAGGCCCAGAAGAGGGACTCTTTGCACAAGGAATGGGCCGGCTTTGGACGTTTCAGCACTGCACTCTTCTCAGCACAGCTGCAACAAATGACTGGCATCTTGACTGTGGAGGACAGGAGAGTTTGCTATATGAAGGCAGTAGCATAAATGATTATCCTCTTACAGGGTTGAAATATTCACCTGTGTTATAAGAGTTAAGTATAGGATGTCAAACAGACTACTACTAGCCAGCTAAGGGTTCTTCATATAGACTGAAGGTTCTGAAGAATACTGGACAACCTATGCAAATAACATCTAGCTAACAACAATGTCAGTTTAGGTTATCTAGCTAGCTTGACAGCTAGTTAGCTAAAGATGCTAGCTTGCACTTACTTAACCGCTGCTGAAAACTCAAATTGAAAGTCTCGCCTCCAGCCCTGTTCGATccttgagctcgtgtttttatGCCATGTCCaaacttgtttttttaaatgccgCGTTAAAAActactgggaactcggaaatcttcGACTTCTGTGGGTTCAAAACAACTTGGAACGAAAAAAACTATTTGAACGGTCACTTAAGTCATGAGTTGACCTCGTTCCCAGTTTTTTTGGAAAGCGGCATAATATCTTACCAATGCAACGTGATCTTCgtagtcttcttcttcttcggaGTTTAACGGCGGCTGGCATCCAATATGTTGCGTTACCGCCCCCAACTGGACTAtaatatttgttatttttttcacctttatttaaccaggtaggcaagttgagaacaagttctcatttacaattgcgacctggccaagataaagcaaagcagttcgacacatacaacaacacagagttacacatggagtaaaacaaacatacagtcaataatacagtataaacaagtctatatacgatgtgagcaaatgaggtgagataagggaggataaaggcaacaaaaaaaagccatggtggcaaagtaaatataatatagcaagtaaaacactggaatggtagatttgcagtggaaaaatgtgcaaagtagaaataaaaataatggggtgcaaaggagcaaaataaataaaataaatacagtagggaaagaggtagttgtttgggctaaattataggtgggctatgtacaggtgcagtaatctatATAGTCATATAATATAAATCCTGTATACTTTGTGATACAAAGTGAAAACGAACCCTATACTtctggaggctgttgaggggaggacggctaatACTAATGgctgtttgatgtatttgataccattccactgattccgctccagccattaccacgagcccgtcctatcctcaattaaggtgccaccaacctcctgtgcactACACCCAACACTCATTAAAACCCCACTATTCCTGCACCATGCCAACGGCCAGGGAGGACGGGACACCACCACTCAATACACTCTGTAACGCTTCTGAAGTCAAATCTCGTATCCCCAAATAGTTCTCTGCTGCTACCAACAGTCTATTCTGGGATTTACGTTCCATTTCTGCTGTACTGTTGATAACCGTTGCTATGGACGCCAAGAAGACAACCTTACTGGAGCATATATCACTTGTTGGCATATCCCTCCATGTTGACACAGATTTACTACTGGATCCCGCACCCTTAACCCATTCTcttctactttcttcactgcctctgCACTACTCTGGCTCTAACCacctcagcctgcctctctcgcaCTGGACACTTCCGATCCCCAGCAACATGCGAACCCCTACAGTTGACACACAACTTTATCCACCGAATCTACACAATCTATCCCATGCCGCCCTGCAGACTTCCCACATCTTGAAATCTCCATTCTACAAACTGCTGCGACATGACCATGAACATTGCACCTGAAACAGCCCGGTGGATTTGGCACAAAAGCTGTAACAAGCTATATCGTAACATGACTTTGTCGGGTAAAAACTCTGactcaaaactcaaaagaactGACAGCGACTCCTCTGTTTCACCACACTCACCACCAGGATTACGTCGCACCAAACGGTGGTTCATCACAAACACCAGGAATTTTCAACTTCAATAGCTCCATCTCCATACTACCCCAgaaatcactcctttcaatgATGCCCTGTTCCTAATAGCAAAGCAAGaaacagtgtgcaaagctataatcaaggcaaagggtggctatttaaagagtcatttaacacttttttggttactacaggattccatatatgttatttcatagtttatgtattcactattattctacattgtagaaaatagtaaaaataaagaaaaacccttgaatgagtaggtgttccaaaacgtttgaccggtagtgtgttTAATAGCATTAAAATTACTCATCATCCAATCACTCTTCCATCTACATATTTAGGTCTGAAACACGTTAGATGCTGTTGTCGCTCAATAATTGAAAGGGCAACTGTTTGTTCATATAAACAATACAGGAGGAAATGTGTATTGGTGAAAACACAGTTGAGTCACATGACCACTTGAAAGATAAGCAACAAGGATTTATTATTTGACTTTAAAGGATTGTGCTACTGAAACAATGGCAATAGGCATCAAAATGCAATTTTgagtaggtgatggagagagaggtatgggaaggagcAGGATTGTAGGGGTCAGGGCTTGGTGCAGGAAAGATTCATATAAGCTTAGTTGGCACCAGCGACAGGGTGAAAAGCTCCCCTCTGGTGCCACTGCATGTCTCGGATGCGCCTGACGGACTGGATCTGAGGGAACTGGGCACCAAACTCAGCACAGTCCTTGTATTCCCCCTTCTCAAACAGGTACTGATAGCCTCTGTAGCCAGGATACTGGTACCCCACCCAACTTGGTACACAACCAGTAAAGGTGTGAGAGTCAGGGAATGGGAGAGAAACAAATGAGAAAAGTATTTAGAGAAGAAAGCAATGGAGATAAGATCAACACGTGATGAGGAGAAAATGGCAATATGATATGGTAATGTTGGGGCAGATATTGCTGTAACAGAATTTATTCTGTTGGAGGACAGACTCACGTGCCACTCTGAACTCTGACAGAGGTGACCTTCTCTTGGTATCCATGTGAGTGGAAGCTGGGGACATCATCATCTATGATCTCGATCTTCTTCCCCGCGAAACTGGGGTTTTCATAAAGGACAATCTTGTGCTCCTGGCTGTCCTGTGAGGAGAATAGAAAACACACCATAAGAAACAGTCACAGAGAATCTTCAAAAAGGCTGAACAAAATGGCTCATTTGTGTTGTAATAGAGAAGGTGTGCTGCGTTACCACTTTAATGGGGCGGAATGCAAAGATGTTGTCGCTACGTCTGCTGTTGGTCCAGGAATCCCAGCGAGGATACTCCCCCTTCTCAAACACATACTGTTCTCCTTTACAGTTAGCCTGCTCGTAACCCACCCATCTGAGGAAGCACAAACGAGTCAAGGTAAGGAGGGCACAAGGTGGTTGAGGGGGGAAGTGAAGGATGACAAAAACCAGATGGAAAGTGTATGAACATAATGTGCCTTGTGCACAATGCAGTGATTATATTTGTGTTACACACACCACTATCTAACTGCTATTGTTtttgtctctatctttctcttttgTTTaactctcaccctctgtctcacgcatactccctctctttccctctctctatcctactatCTCTGAGCCACACTCACGGTCCACACAGCACCAGTATGGAGCCCACTTTCTCCACGCCTGCTTCCTGGAGGTCGTTACAGGGACCAGTCAGCTCATGGCAACGCCCCTGGAAGTTCTCCTGTTCATAGATGATCAACTGTGGAAGACAAGGAGAGACAACATTGGATGTTTAGGTCTCCTTGCTATGCTCGGCCTGATGGCATCTTAAGTTGTACAGGGAACTTATGTAGAATACTGTGTAACTTTTACTTCGAACAATCCCACAGTGTCTCATTGTCTTTGATCCACCATTATCTATTCCTCTTGCTTtccctcctccaccctgccctgtcctcctctgtcctgccCTCCCTCTGCCCTGCCCTTCCTCTGCCCTTCCTCTGCCCTGCCCttcctctgccctgccctgcccttcctctgccctgccctgcccttccTCTGCCCTTCCTCTGCCCTGCCATtcctctgctctgccctgccattcctctaccctgccctgccctcctctgCCATGCCCTCCTCTGCCCTGCCCTTCCTCTACCCTGCCATtcctctgctctgccctgccattcctctgctctgccctgccattcctctgccctgccctgccctcatCTGCCCTGCCCTCATCTGCACTGCCCTCCTCTGCCCTGCCCTCATCTGCCCTGCCCTCCTCTGCCCTGCCCTCATCTGCCCTGCCCTCCTCTACCCTGCCCTCCTCTGCCCTGCCCTCCTCTGCCCTGCCCTATTCTGCCCTGCCCTCAcctgccctgccctcctctgccctgccctcctctagcctaccctcctctaccctgccCTTCCTCTGCCCTGCCCTTCCTCTGCCCTGCCCTCCTCTGCCCTGCCCTCATCTGCCCTGCCCTCCTCTGCCCTGCCCTCCTCTAGCCTGCCCTCCTCTACCCTGCCCTCCTCTGCCCTGCCCTCCTCTGCCCTGCCCTACTATGCCCTCATCTGCCCTGCCCTTCTCTGCCCTGCCCTCCTCTACCATGCCCTTCCTCTGCCCTGCCCTTCCTCTGCCCTGCCCTTCCTCTAGCCTGCCCTCCTCTACCCTGTCCTCCTCTACCCTGCCCTTCCTCTGCCCTGCCCTCCTCTGCCCTGCCCTCCTCTGCCCTGCCCTCCTCTAGCCTGCCATCCTCTACCCTGCCCTCCTCTACCCTGCCCTTCCTCTGCCCTGCCCTCCTCTGCCCTGCCCTCCTCTGCCCTGCCCTCCTCTGCCCTGCCCTACTATGCCCTCATCTGCCCTGCCCTTCTCTGCCCTGCCCTCCTCTAGCCTGCCCTCCTCTTGCCTGCCCTTCTGTACCCTGCCCTCCTCTACCCTGCCCTTCCTCTGCCCTGCCCTCCTCTGCCCTGCCCTTCCTCTAGCCTGCCATCCTCTACCCTGCCCTCCTCTACCCTGCCCTTCCTCTGCCCTGCCCTCCTCTGCCCTGCCCTCCTCTGCCCTGCCTTACTATGCCCTCATCTGCCCTGCCCTTTTCTGCCCTGCCCTCCTCTGCCCTGCCCTCCTCTGCCCTGCCCTACTATGCCCTCATCTGCCCTGCCCTTCTCTGCCCTGCCCTCCTCTagcctgccctgctctaccctgccctccTCTACCATGCCCTTCCTCTGCCCTGCCATCCTCTTGCCCCCTCCCCTTCTAACCcccccctccctacccctccccctctccccctctccccctctcaccctcaccttGAAAGCACTGGTGCCTGGCTGCTGCTGCTTGGATGCAGGGTTCTGGTGGTCTGTGGCCATAGTGAACAGGATGATGAAACtgtacagagataaaggagaaatTATGGAGCGCATAACATATATTTTTTAGGGTCCAGTAGACTCTTTGAAAATGTTTATATTCCAATGGGTAATTTACAGTTTGATAGGATATTGGAAAAAGTAATGAAACAATAGTGCCAGAAAATCTGCTGTTAAATTCTGCACAAAACTGGTTCTCTCATGTATGTAAATAAAAGtccccaaccctttccctcctTAAAAAATATTTGAGCAAAATGTGAAATTGACAGCGGTCCTCATGTTAATCTACTTGTTGTAAGTTAAATAGATTAATGTATGGTGAATGACAAATAAGTATATTACCCCAACATGttaaacaaattaactttaaagTGATGTTTGATTTGAAAGAAGTAGACAAAGTTGGATAAATatagtaataaaataaaataatgtggAGAGCGACGGTTGTGAATCTCTTACCAGTACCTGTCTGTGCCAGTGTGTTTGGGATGGCATGCTGGGCTCAATATATACGGCGCGCTCAGGGGTGGAAACTCTGCCAACACTCCTCTGTGTCCAAGCCACCATCCAGATCAGCATGCAATAGGCTGAGCAGACCGAACTGTGGGGTCACTGCTCTGCCTGGCCCCCCTTCTCACTCCCCCTCAAAGTTATTTCATTACTTGTCAATTTCATCCAGCCGGTCATTGTTCGATATCCACATGATTCAGCACAACCTGTGCCAAGAGTCCCACACTTACAATGAGAGCTGCCTGTATGCCTGGACcaccagagtgggagagagataggatgatagagaggagggagagtgccAAATTGATAGAAAGGCACTGATTTAACTCACAAAATCTAGTAAATTTCTGTTTACTCTTACATAGGAATAATGGTAAACATAGTATTCAATTGGGTCGTTATTGGCAATGCTTTCTATTGGAGAGCATTAATTGTAAGCGCATGCAAGGTATAATATAACAGTTTTCCTATCATTGCCACATATGGAAGCTTACACATCCAGAGGTCATCTCTACTAAGCTGACAAAGATGTTGACATGCCAAGCTAACTTCCTGCTGCTGGCAGAAGAAGAGCAAAGATGCACACCAATGTGAGCTGTCAACAAGAGAGCTTAGTGTTTCACTCATCGGATGCAGTAACTGGAGTACATTTCACTTGTTGAATGTAGATCATTCTGTAAATTGGTAGAAGTAAATATAGTTGGATGGAGTAATTATAGTTGGTTGGAGTTAGAGGTGATGAACGTGGCACAGTAGTTAGATGGAGCAGGGGTAGGCCCGTGGTTGGAGGAATTAGAGATAGGCCTAGTGCACAGATAGAAGAACATGTGCTGTGAATAGAATCAAATGCATTGCATTGCACTGGATAAAGGTGGCTTAGGGTTTAGATTTTCGTGGTTGTATTGGAATGGTGAAATTAATAGAGCACAATGAGATATGTGGTTGAAATGTAGTTTATTAAATTGGAAAAGTACATTGGCACTCAAAGCTATTTACACAACCCTTGGCCTGTATGGGCTGAATCCAAGATGGAGATCCCATGACATTGACCACCTACTTAAATCATTGCCCCATTTCAATCTTCAACCTAGAATAACATTTGCATGGCAAGAAGGCAAAAGTAGACTAACCTTATGCAGGAAAATATGATGACACTCTTATTCATAACAAAACAGGTAGCTAAATATAATAACAAGATGTAATACTTTGTCATTAGCGAGAAgagcaaaacattttatttgttttatcTTTACactctaaaataaaataaaaattggcaTCTATTTCCAAAACACTGTTTATAACATACAGTAGAATTGAACAGGTTAACAGATGGATGAAGTGCAATGAAGTGTGTAGGCTATCACTGTAAATTGGCCTACTGTAGCCtagttttcttatttttttccctGAGTAGACATTGTTTCATAATTCTCAGGCAGTGCAGTAGCCTATATTTAGGTAAATGCAAAACTTTATTGAATTCAAATGATCTGCTTACAGGTTCACAACAATTTGCAATTGTTTTTGTCTTTCAGAAACTTCAGATATGCTACAACAAATGTCAGTGCAAAAGGAAACATTCTGCCAAAAGGatttatactttttaaaatgtattattataaacaaaaaaaacaaatacaaaaacaaaaagaTACAAAGAAAAGTACCTAAACCTAACAGACAAGGGGTATTACATATTGACAATTTGTCAAAACGTTTTATGGTGCATAttgatttttgtttttacataatttcaaaataatatttcaaTTATATCTTAAATAATGTGAAGAGGGGTTTGTTTTCTGCCCACTTCATTTTATGGACAAAGAATCTTCCATGAAAAACTCTGCCAACATCTCTGAAAACATTTGGTCAAGTACGCCATTGCTTTGTCCTTTAGATAGGTCTACTGAATTGGCCTAATTTCAATACTTTAAAAGAAAACAGAAAATAAGGGCGTCattgtcaccataaaaggtgaatgaTGGGCGTTTTTCAGGTGGAGTTATAATCTCATACAAAATTTCTGCATGCACCATTTCTGAAAAGTTTGCACATGTACAAAAATATTGAGATTTATAAACTTGGCATAGGACATACA harbors:
- the LOC135549226 gene encoding beta-crystallin B2-like; this translates as MPSQTHWHRQVLVRDSQPSLSTLFYFITSFIILFTMATDHQNPASKQQQPGTSAFKLIIYEQENFQGRCHELTGPCNDLQEAGVEKVGSILVLCGPWVGYEQANCKGEQYVFEKGEYPRWDSWTNSRRSDNIFAFRPIKVDSQEHKIVLYENPSFAGKKIEIIDDDVPSFHSHGYQEKVTSVRVQSGTWVGYQYPGYRGYQYLFEKGEYKDCAEFGAQFPQIQSVRRIRDMQWHQRGAFHPVAGAN